The following DNA comes from Pseudomonadota bacterium.
CAGCGACGCCTTCTCCCCGCCGAAGAACGGCATGAGCCGCTCGTCGATCGCCTCGACCGCCGGCGCCACCTTCTCCAGGTACATGGCGATCTTCGGCGTGGACTGGCCCAGCGCGTGGCCCGCCTCGAACGACTCCAGCGTCACGCCCGGCACCTTCTCCCGGCCGAGCACGATGGACGCGCCCAGCCGCACCTTGCCGATGAGCTCCTTCGCCGCCGCCCGGGCCGCGCGCTCGTCCGCCGTGGTGCCCTTGGCCGCGATCCTCGCCTCCGCCTGCTGCGCGACCTTCGAGCCGAGCGCCTCCACCAGCGCGTCGATCTCCGCCGTGGCGTCCGCGGTCCAGCCGCACGCGGCCAGCGCCGCGGCGTGGTTGCGGGCCAGCCCCGCGCTCACCACGCCCTGATCCCGCAGCCCTTCCCTCGGCTCCTTCATCCCCTTCTTCACCAGGTTCATGTCCAGTTCCGCCATCTCATACCTCCGCGACTGGCCTTTTGGCCGGGCAATTCCGGCGGCGAAACCATCGCATGAGCGTTGAACGGCGGCAAAATGAATTCCGATCTCATGGTAAATAAATCCGCTGTGATCGAAAGGGTCGATCCTGGGGGCCTTTTGCCGCGCTCCAACCCCTCCCGCCCTTCGGGCACCCTCCAACCCCTCCCACCCTTCGGGCACCCTCCCCCACGGGGGGAGGGAAAGGGGATGCCCCTGCGGGGGCATCGAGGGGGGAGGGAAAGCGGATGCAAAGCTTCTTCAACAGCGCGGCCACGATGGCCTGGGGAAACGGCTGATCCGGTGCCTGAGTAGCTCATGATGGGTGCCAGAGTAGCCGATTCGACCGCTGGAGCAGCCCTTCGCGAGTGCCCGAGTACCTCACCCCTGGCCCCTCTCCACCTGAACGGTGGCGAGGGGAACAGCTGATCCGGTGCCAAAGTACTTCATGACGAGTGGCCGAGTACCGCGTGACGAGTGCCCGAGTACCGGTTTCGAGTGCCCGAGTACCGTGTGACAAGGCAAGGGGGTCAAGACCCTCCACATGACACTTGCCAACGCGAGGGCGAGAGCCTCGAACATGCTGGGGTCGGGACCACTTACTTTTCCTCGCGCGTCCGGAGATGAGCGTCTCCCCGTGCCGGCCGATGGCCTTCTCGAGGCCCGCGAGTTGTCACTTGCGGCCCTTATCCATTCCCCAGCAAGTCCTCGACTTCCGCCAACACCGCCTTCGCCATTTCGATCACTTCGAGCGCGTCCTCGCGGCCCGGCATGCCGTCCACGATTGAACCCGGAACCGCATCGGGGTAACGGGTCCACAAGTAGTAGGTATCCAGCGCTTCCTCGAGATCGGGTCGAACAACCGCCAGGAATCCCTCGGGGAGGTGACGAAACAGCTCCGCCATCGAGTGGGTCCTCGGCGGGGCGACCTCTTTGTTCTGCGCGATCACCGCCTTGAGCGCCTTCTCCACCGCCTGCTGTGCGTGGAAGCAGGCCTTCCCCGCCATGTCCGCCGCCATGACGACCTCTGCGGCGCGCAGATCCTCGCGGGCGAACGCCAGCCAACGGCTAGTGCTCTCTTTCAAAGACAACCCTTCCTTTGGCCATGATCTCGTCGCGGAAGAACGGCCGCGCTTCTCGAAGGCTCTCCACCTCTTCGGGCGTGTACACGATGATGTCCATGGCGCTGCGAGGCTTGAGAAGGCGCCTCACCTTCCGGTTCCTGGTCCAGAAGTCGTCATCCGTCCGCGCGATAACCGAGATGTCGATGTCCGAGCCGGCGGTCGCGTCGCCGGTCGCGAGGGAACCGAAGAGAATGACCTTCTCCGTCGCCTCCCAATCGACGAGAATTCTAAGGCACCGCTCCAGCTCTTCTCGAAGCAGCAACGCACCCATCTCGACGTTGTCACCCGCTGTTTCCACTGTTGCCATTCTAACACCGCACGTTCGCCGCCGCCATCTCCAGCGACTTCGCGGCGCCTCACCCCTGGCCCCTCTCCACCTGGACGGTGGAGAGGGGAACAGCTGATCCGGTGCCCGAGCGGCGTGCCTCGAGTTGGTGTCCGCCTTCGCTCGCTGGAAGCGAGCTATGGCGTGATCTTGGACTTCGAGGTCGATCGAGCCGATGCGCGGGGCGCGTAGGCGGACGTTCTTTTTTGACAACGGTGCCCCGGCCGCGCTCAGACAGTCCTCGCAATCTCCGAGGATGCTCCGGCGTCTTCGAGAGAGAAATTTAAAAACAGTTGTTTCACGGTGAAGAGCGACTGCCCCCAAGGGTGGGGTGGAGGCGGGGCAGGCCCCGCCTCGGTGAAGAGAAGACGCCGGAGCGTCCTCTCCGATTGCTGCGGAACTCGCGCGGCACTCGCCCGGTGAAGATGGCCTCGGGGAATTCTCTCCATGGTCTGCGAAACTCGGCACGACCTGGGTGTGCTTGGGGCCGTTGTCGCTTCGCCGCGTGGCGCGGACTAAGCAGGCTCGAGGCGCCGAAACCCGTCGATACCATCCAGGTGTCTGTCATATGAATAGACTACTTCTATTTCGTAGCGTCTGATGATTGCGGCGTGAATGGCGTCGCGTGCGGTTATTCCCGGGTGGATACCGAGAAGAGCTCTTGCATCGGCGACGTCCCTATGCTCGATCGGAATGACCTCTCGGACTACCCGTTCGAATGCATCGAAAAGACGAAAACCATGAACACCCTCAAGGCTGCGTGGCTCCGGCGATGATTTCCTTTTCCATCTCATCCCAGGATCCGACGGGGAGATCCATGGTCTCCAAGGAGTCTACGGCGGCCCGGCGCTCCTGTGCCGTGTGGAGAGAGTAGCGAATTTTCACCGACTCCCCCACGAGGTCGTCCACGGCGCAGTGGCGCCGTTCGGCGATCTCCTTGAGCCGCTGGTACAGCACACGATCGAGGGCCACGCTGACCGTTCCGGTATTGTCTGCCATCATGACCTCCTCAGCCCGATTTTCATCCTACCACGGATTTCGCCCGCGGGAGTGAGACCATGTTCGCTCGCCTAGACCGTTCTCTTTCGCCGATGGTGCCGCGGCCGCGCTCAGACAGTCCTCGGGGTTCCGAGGACTCCTAGTTTGTCGTGCCTCAGACAGTCCTTCTGGCCTGCGGACCGCGTTGCTGTACGAAGTCCTGCTCGCTGGACGAAGCACAGCCGCGGCGACGAAGCGACGCGAAGCGAGCGCAGTCAACTCGGCACGACCCGGGACTCGGAGCCCGCTCGCGAGGCACTAGCCAAGGCTTCGCGAGACAGGACGGCGCGTTCGTGAGCGTTCAAACGACTTCGGCGCCCGATCTTCGGGTTGTTTTTCGGGCAGTTCCACGGGAGCTCACGGAGAAATATTCCGACTTGGCGCTGGGCGTCGGGAGCTCCAACTCGTCCTCGGCGAGCCCCTGCATGTGCATCGCCAGGGCATCCCGCATGTTCTGCTCCACTTCCTCGCGCGTTTTTCCGGTCGCCACGCAACCGGGGAGGTCCGGAGCGTAGGCGGAATAGTTGTTCCCGACCTCCTCAATCACTACGAGAAATCGACTCATCGTCAGCCCTCCGTGCGTTTCTTATTCAAACGAGCCTGCTTGAGCACGCTGTTCAGCGTACCCGGCGCAAGGTCGTCTCCCGGGTGCCCGGCGATGGTCACACGCCCGGACTTCTTGGCGTGTTTGTACTGACGGTGGCTTCCACGCGTCGCCACCACGTACCACCCATCTTTTTCGATCAACTTCACAAGGTCCCGAACTTTCATCGATTGTGGACTCCGTCCACGCCTGGCCTCGAGCGCTCATTCTAGCACGAATTCATGGAAACGGCGGACGGCGTGATCTTGGACTTCGAGGTCGCTCGAGCCGATGCGCGGGGCGCATAGGTGGACGTTCTTTTTTGACAACGGTGCCCCGGCCGCGCTCAGACAGTCCTCGCAATCTCCGAGGATGCTCCGGCGTCTTCGAGAGAGAAACTTAAAAACAAGTTGTTTCACGGTGAAGAGCGACTGCCCCCAAGGGTGGGGTGGAGGCGGGGCAGGCCCCGCCTCGGTGAAGAGAAGACGCCGGAGCGTCCTCTCCGATTGCTGCGGAACTCGCGCGGCACTCGCCCGGTGAAGATGGCCTCGGGGAATTCTCTCCATGGTCTGCGGAACTCGGCACGACCTGGGTGTACTGTACGAAGTCCAGCGCGCTGGACGGAGTACAGCGGCGTCGACGGAGGGCACAGCCTGCGCCCGGAGCCAACTCGCGAGGCGCAAAGGAAAGGGCTTCGGAGGAGAAGCCCATAGGGCTTGGCAATCCTGGCACATTCTACCCCTCGAAGAGCTTGGAGAGCTTTCCCCTCACCTCTTCTTGCAAGGAAGGGCCGAGGGTTCCCAGCTTTCTCCTGATCAGCTCCCTCGGTACGGTTACCAGCCGGTGCAACCGGACCACGGAATCCACGGCGAGCCCGGTGCCGAGCCATTCTGGCGAGTCCTTTCGGATCACCACATCGCTCTCGTGCGGATCGTCCGGGATTCGGCTCGAGATGAACGCGATGATCACGTGTTCGAACCGCCCTATCTTCGAGGTAAGACAGAGCGCGGGCCGCACCTTGGAGGCTGAGAAGTCGTCAAAAGGAAACGGAACGAGCACGATGGTGTTTTTAGTCATCCAGCGGCGCTCCGTCTTCGAAGGTGTAGATGTCTTCCTCCGGGTCGCTCAGAAAAGCGAACGCGGGATTCCTGGAGACGGCCCGCAGCCACTCACTCTCCGACTCGTCGGCGTCCGACGGCTCGTCCTTCGAGGCACGCTCCAAGACGATCCTTATCCGTTGCCCCTCCGTCATCGAGAGCTTGTGCAGCGGTCTCAGCACGCCGTTCTCGTAAATCGCATCGATCGTTTCTCTCATCACGTCCTCCTGACTAGAGGATATCACGATACGGACCATCTCGCCTCGCCTTCCCCATAGGGGTCAAGACCCTCCACATGACACTTGCCCACGCGAGAAGATCACCGGATCAACGCCCCCCAGGCAACACATCCCGCGTTCACTCGATCCCACCAAGGCCCCTCTTCGCCGCGCCTCACCCCTGGCCCCTCTCCACCTGGACGGTGGCGAGGGGAACGGCTGATCCGGTGCCCGAGCGGCGTGCCCCCAAACTTTCCGAAGAGGTGCGATCTTGAACGTCGAGGTCGATCGAGCCGATGCGCGGAGCGCGTAGGCGGATGGTCCTTTTTGCCGCGCTCAGACAGTCCTCGCAATGCAATCTCCGAGGATGCTCCGCGTCTTCGAGAGAGAAATTAATAATCAGTTGTTTCACGGTGAAGAGCGACTGCCCCCAAGGGTGGGGTGGAGGCGGGGCAGGCCCCGCCTCGGTGAAGAGAAGACGCCGGAGCGTCCTCTCCGATCGCTGCGGAACTCGCGCGGCACAGGTCGAGTATTCCACGGATTTCCATGGCCTCGCTCAGACAGTCGTCCAAGGGCGCCTCGCTTGTCGTGCCTCAGACAGTCCTTCCGGCCCGCGGAACGCGTTGCTGTACGAAGTCCTGCTCGCTGGACGAAGTACAGCCGCGGCGACGAAGCGACGCGAAGCGAGCGCAGTCAACTCGGCACGACCTGGGTGTCTCTCTTCGGTTCGACCTGACCGCGTCCCCCGCGCGGGTAAACGGCGCGGCCACGATGAAGAGTGGAGGCCGCTCCGGTGACCCTACGGGCGTCTCGGATTGACGACCTCCAGGTCCGGGACCTTCTTGAAATCCTCGTCCGCGGTCACCAGGGCCGCCTTCCGTGTCAGGGCGGTGGCCGCGATGATCGCGTCGGGGAGCTTGAGGTTCCCCGTGCGCCTCAACGAGATTGCAGCTTCCTCGACCTGGGTGTCTATCGGCACCGGCTCCAGCCTGGCCAACAATGCGGCAACCCGACCTTCTTCTTCTTCGGTGATTCCAGGAAACCCCAAGAGCTCCATTCTCGTGACCGCGCTCACAAGGTATTCGGGTTTCTTCGCCGAGGTCCGCTCGAAGAAGTCGGCCGCCCACTTCGCGCCGCCCAGGAATCCGATCAGGACGTTTGTGTCCAAAAGGAATCTAGCGCCATTCATCCCGAAGCTCTCTCTGGGTGGCGACCGGGTCCGCGGAGAAGCGAGGGCTCGACCTCAGGCAGCCGGCGAGATCCGAGAAGTCGTACACCGCCTTGG
Coding sequences within:
- a CDS encoding type II toxin-antitoxin system HicB family antitoxin, giving the protein MSRFLVVIEEVGNNYSAYAPDLPGCVATGKTREEVEQNMRDALAMHMQGLAEDELELPTPSAKSEYFSVSSRGTARKTTRRSGAEVV
- a CDS encoding type II toxin-antitoxin system VapC family toxin, which codes for MNGARFLLDTNVLIGFLGGAKWAADFFERTSAKKPEYLVSAVTRMELLGFPGITEEEEGRVAALLARLEPVPIDTQVEEAAISLRRTGNLKLPDAIIAATALTRKAALVTADEDFKKVPDLEVVNPRRP
- a CDS encoding type II toxin-antitoxin system HicA family toxin, producing MKVRDLVKLIEKDGWYVVATRGSHRQYKHAKKSGRVTIAGHPGDDLAPGTLNSVLKQARLNKKRTEG
- a CDS encoding type II toxin-antitoxin system PemK/MazF family toxin; protein product: MTKNTIVLVPFPFDDFSASKVRPALCLTSKIGRFEHVIIAFISSRIPDDPHESDVVIRKDSPEWLGTGLAVDSVVRLHRLVTVPRELIRRKLGTLGPSLQEEVRGKLSKLFEG
- a CDS encoding HEPN domain-containing protein, whose amino-acid sequence is MKESTSRWLAFAREDLRAAEVVMAADMAGKACFHAQQAVEKALKAVIAQNKEVAPPRTHSMAELFRHLPEGFLAVVRPDLEEALDTYYLWTRYPDAVPGSIVDGMPGREDALEVIEMAKAVLAEVEDLLGNG
- a CDS encoding nucleotidyltransferase domain-containing protein; this translates as METAGDNVEMGALLLREELERCLRILVDWEATEKVILFGSLATGDATAGSDIDISVIARTDDDFWTRNRKVRRLLKPRSAMDIIVYTPEEVESLREARPFFRDEIMAKGRVVFEREH
- a CDS encoding antitoxin family protein, translating into MRETIDAIYENGVLRPLHKLSMTEGQRIRIVLERASKDEPSDADESESEWLRAVSRNPAFAFLSDPEEDIYTFEDGAPLDD